The DNA window ACCATGCAGCCGAAATCCAGTCCCTTGTTGACCAATGGACGCACCTACGGCGCGGCGGTCGCGTTGCCCATTGGCGCCGCGCATCCAACGCTTTTCGATGGTGCGCTCATCATACCCTCCGAGAGCGGGCGCGAGAAAATTCGCTTCATCAAAGGCGCAGAATTTTTCGGCGACCGCACCATCAATGTCATCCCCGAAGTTCCAACCGGCGGCACCAACGCGGGCATCAGTTCGCCTTATCGTGAGCATTTGGGCTATTGGTTCTTCAGTCAGATGGGCGTGCTGTCGCCCTGGGGTGAATTCTACCGGACGATTGAACTGCCCTTCTCAACCCAAAACACCCAACGTCAACAACTGGTATTTCAACAAATCAACGAACGCTTTTTAGAAATGCACGGGCTTGACTCAAACGCGGATTTATACAAGCTCGAGCGCCGCGCCAACCCCAACTGGGAAAAACACACCAACCTCGCCGAAGGCAACGCCAGCATTAACGAATTGCTCAACGCGTTAAATTCATCCCGCCGCGAGACCATTGAGACCCGTTTTAATCTCGACAACATGCTGGCCTTTAGCGCCGCTTCGATTTTCACCAGCAACTGGGACGGCTACTGGCAAAATTATTGGACGTACCTCGACCCCGCCACCAACCGCTGGGAAATGTACCCCTGGGACCTGGATTGGATTTGGGGCGCCACCCCGCCGCCCAACACGGGGCCGATGTACGCTGAGATGCCGCTATCGTTTCCCATTGACGGCAACGCCATCGGCGACCGCAACGTATCGCGCCCGGCAGGCCCCGTCACCTCGCCGATGCACCAAGACCCTCAGTATTATGAGGCCTACATCCAACGCTTGAGCGACGAATTTAACCATACCTTCGGGCAGGCGTTTCTCTTTGCGAAAATTGATGCCGACCAACAACAATTGTTAGCGGATTTAGCATTACTCAACCAGCAGACGGGACGTAATGTGGGGCAACGGATACAGCAGATACAAAGTTCGTATGAAACCTTAAAAGAATACATCATCCGCCGCCGCGCTTATCTGCAACCCCGTTTGCCGCAGAGCGTCAACGACTGGGCGGTCTATGAATAAACCACCCTCGACTAAAGTCGAGTGGTTTGGTTAGCGGATAAATCCGCCTCAAAATTCACAGGTTCTCCCCCCGAAGTTTGGGGGGGGGAGTTAGAGGCAATGTCATTGACTTAAGCCTTTTAGCCCCTCTTTTTAAGGGGGGACGGCGCTGAAAGCGCCAGGGGGGATTCCAAAACAGCACAAATAAAGCGATACATTCAAGCAATATTTCAAGGGCTGGCTTCATTTTATTCAGCCTTGCCCTTGCCACCCCTTAAGTCAATGACATTGGGCTAGGGGGGATTCTGATGCACCCGCGCCGTAGGTATGGCATTAAAAAAGCCTGCATCCAAAATGAATGCAGGCTTTCGGTTTTATCTATAGGAAAATTGCTTAGTTGGCGCTGCGGACAATACTTCCGTTGACGCGCGCCGCTTCCGGGCGTTCATATTCAAAGAAGCCCTTGCCCGACTTCACGCCGAGGTGGCCCGCCCGTAACAGTTTTTTCAACAGGGGGCACGGACGGTATTTGATTTCGCCGAGTTCATGGAACAAGTGGTCCATTTGAAATACGACGGTATCAAGCCCCATCGCATCCGCGTAGTGCAGCGGCCCCAGTTGCATCCCGCAGCCCAACATCATGGCTTTGTCGATGTCTTCCGCAGACGCGACGCCTTCCATCAAGGCGTAAACCGCTTCGTTGATTAAAGGAACCATAATACGCGTGGTGACATAGCCCGGCCATTCATACACTTCAATCGCCGTCTTGCCGATTTCATCTGAAAAGCGCTTCACCGTCGCCATGGTTTGGTCGGAGGTTTCAAGCCCGCGCACCAACTCAACGACAGGGCGGCGATGCACCGGCGCATGAAAGTGAATGCCAATGAATTTTTCGGGACGGCCCGACTCCATCGCGAGGTTACTGATTGAAAGAGTCGAGGTATTGGTCGCGAAAATCGTACGCGGCCCGCACACTTTTGAGAGTTCACGAAACAGCTCGGTTTTTAACTCGAGGTCTTCATTGATCGCTTCAATTACGAGATCAACATCGCGAAAATCATCTAGCGATTTTGTTGTGACGATCTTCGCAAGAATCGCTTGTTTTTCTTTTTCGGTATGGCCCCACTTGGCGATTTCGTCGTCAATTTCCGCCGCAACGCCCGCCAGAGCGCGTTCAGCCGATGCATCTGAGATTTCTCTCAGAACGATGTTGAATCCCGATTGCCCTACGACGTGCATGATACCCTGGCCCATGGTGCCGCCGCCGATAATGCCGATGCGTCGAATTTTCATTTGTATATCCTCAAAATGATGTGAGTGCGATGAAGTCATTGGCTACAAATAAAATGCAACCTCTACTAACGTTCTAGTCTAACACAGGAAGCGCCCAATGCGGAACGGTTTGAAACGGAAAAAACAAACGTTTAACTTTTTATCCGAGGTTGTTGAAGCAGTTCGCACGCCATATCCAACACATCCGCCCGGCGAAAGGGTTTTGGCAAATAGGGGCAAGACCCATGCGATAAAAACGTCCGGTAGCGCTCTTCGTCCGTATAGGCGCTCATCACAATCACAGCGGTAGCCGGATAATACCGTTTGACTTCTTGAATTAAAGACACCCCGTCTAGATTGGGCATTTGCAAATCCGTAATGACCAAATCAACCGGGCTTATTTGCAACTGTTCTAACGCATCTTTCCCGTCCTCTGCAAGTGAAACAGTATAGGAACCGTCGGCGAAGATTGTTTGCAGAATCGAGCGGTAGGAGCGGTCATCATCAACGATGAGAACGGAGTGTTTATCTGTTAGATTAACCATGCTGTACGCAGCCCAAAGAAGTATCTAAATTTTGTGATGCTGTCATCACATCAAAGCAGTAAGTATGCCAAGTAACAAATGCGGCCTCAGACTTCACCTTGCAAAACCAACACGAAACGGATGCCAATAACAATAGTTGATGCACCGGGTCTGTGTTCAATGAAGGTTCCATACGACATTCAATTGACCAATCCGCAGGTTTCACTCCATGGAAACAACACAGATCAAAACACTTATAACCTTCTTGCCGCAATAGACTTGACCGATCTTCAATCATCAGCGGGCAATTTAAAAATAGGAGATATTCATACGGATTCATCTAAACACAACCATGCTTATCCATCTTGTAATATTTAAAGTGACTACTTTTTATTATTTTTCGGTAGCAAAGAATGACGTCTATGCAATTTTTTGCCATTCTTGGCAATCAGAAGCCCCGCCGTTGTCATATTTGGCAAGAGGCGAATTTCTTCCCTAATTGAAAAATCCCACAATTGGCTATTAAACAAAATCACATTTTCGACGATAATGCGACAATGCAGAATTTTGTCTAAAGGTATGGATGATGGTTAGCGGACCGACCGCAGTCAGCGGCAACTCGCTCATTCAATTTCGGCCTGATCCAGGCGAGCCAGCCGCCCGCCTCAAAGCGCCGGAAACTCAAACCGCTCTGCTTGTCACCGCACAAGAGCAGCGCAACGAAACCCGTCTGCGCTCTCAAGCCATCGCCCGCGGCGACGACATCGTCTTTTCAAACCGCACCTTCACTCTCGGCGTGGGCAACCTCAGCCCCATCTATAACGGCGGGCTGACCACCGTCTCTACGCGCTCCGACGCCAATGGCTTCGCGCCCGATAACCCGCCAAGCGCATCGGCGAATGAAACCAGCCAAACCGAAGACGAACCGGTTGAACAAGATGCGCGCGCTATCCCCGAAGACCCCGAAGAAGCAGTCCAACCCAGCGAGGAAGAACTGCAACGCGAAGAACAATCCCTGGATAACGACGAGTCGCGCCTCGAACGCAACTTGACCCGCGCCCAGGTCGAACAAGAGCAGGCCATCCAGAGCGCTGACCCCGTGCAGTTTCAGCAAGCGCAGCGCGACGAGGCCCAACTCGAACGCGAGCAGGAAACGCTCGACCGCGAAAAACGCCGGAACGAATTAGACCAGGCGGAACAACGTCTGCAAGGTTTCCTTGAAGATGCTAGCGGGGCGCTGCAAGACAGCGCGAACGCAGCAGCGGGCGTGTTAGATGTATTGTTTGGATTGAACGCGCCGACGGTTGCCGATTCAAGCGCACCCGCGCCCGCTCTGGCGCCCGCTGGAGGCGGCAGCCCCGGCTTCTTCGCCGGCGCCCCACGGGTGGGGTAGTTTTCAGGTATTATTACCTTTTTTTCAATTTTCTCTATCGCTTTACGCCCCCCTTTTGTAAGGGAGGCTTGACCGATTGCAACCTTACTTTTCTATCATGACATCATACCGCACGAAGGTTTTGTCGGGCTTGAACGGCATCGACCAATCCCAGGTGGTAAATTCACTTTTAATGACTTGCCCGTCGATGAGAATTTGGACTTCGCGAATCGCCGATGACTGTTCGGCGACCGTGTTCACGATGCTGTAAATGGTCGCCCATTCCGCCAGCGCGTTGAGTGAATTTTTGTCTATGAGTTGCGGCGAAAATGAGATATACGCACAGTGGTCTTGTTCGCGCCAGAAGACCGACTGCAACTGCGTGCCTTCGGGGACGGGATTGAGCATTCCGTCTTGCCGGGGGCCGCGCATCAACTCGGTCACAGCGGTGTGCAGTCGTTCGGTCAGCGTTTCGTTCGGCAGGGTTTGGACCACTTCATACGACAGCAGGTCATGCGACGCCGTCGGGAAATAGAGCCGAATCATGTCCATCGGCCCCGTGGGCATTTCCGCAGGCTCTGATTGTGCGTCGATGATTGCCTGGGGGATGGGAATGTCGGTGGTTTCGAGTTCTTGCAGCCGCAAATAGAAATAGCCCGCCGCCGCCAAACTGGCGGCAAGAACCAAGATCAAAACGCCGATGAATATCGTCCGTAAATCCATCCCGGCTCAGCCCCCGTCCACGCGATAGGCAGGCTGTTCTAACAACACGTTTTGGATCGCCGTTGTGAGATAGGCCGCGATAGACATCTGAATGGTTTCGCTGCTGAGATAGCGCGCCGACGCCGCGTGATTGAGGTTGCCCAGTTCAAGTACAACACCGGGCATGGTCAAACCGCGCAACACCGCCATGCGGCCAGGACGCGGATCGGCTTCGACTTTAATCAGGTTGGTGGTGCGATATAACGACGCGAGTTCCTGCAATAACGCTCCTGCCAGACGGCGGCTGGAAACAACATGGCGCTGATATGCGTTATGCCACGTTTGCAGCCCGGGAGCGAACACTGTATTGGGGTCAAACGGCGGCGCCACATCTAATTCGGGGTTCATATAATACGCGGCGGCGTGAGCGACGTTGGCGGAATGCAACCGCCCGCATTGAATACTGATAAACAGGCGGCCTTGTACGCGGTTGGCTGCGGCGATGCGTTGTTCATTGGTGACGCCGCTTGCGCCGCGCCGAGTAAGCGTGACGTCAAAGCGCCCATCTTCTTTGAGCAGGCTCTCGATTTTTTCACAGATCGACAGCGTCAGTCCCGCTTCACGTTGCGAAAACATCGCAGAGGCGCCGGGTTGTTCGGAGTCGTTGCCCGGGTCTAACACAATCATGGCGCCGCTAACGCGATTGTAAGGTTGAGACGGCGCATAGAAATCAATCGTCGGCGTCGGCTGCGCGGGGAAAAACTGAAACGGCGGCGGGGTTGAAGTCGGCCCGACTTGATATTCATACCCTGTATCGCTTTGACGAAACGGAACGGGCGTCGGCGGCTCCGCGCCTGCTTCAGCGAACGCGACCTCTGGAAACAATATGACGTCTACCATATAGAAAGGGACATAGATCACGCTATTTTGCCGCAGCGGCGTTACTCCAGTGTGGACAATGCGCGTCCCAACCATCACGCGTTGGTCGCCAAGGCGCATCCCCACGCGGACGCCGTCGGGGCGATAAAAAATCACCGTGCCCGAAATGCCGTCATAGGTCCATCGTTCAGGGAAATACGACGCCAGATCAGCAGCGGAAATATATTCGCCGCCTTCGAGCACTTTGGTTTGGAAGCGAATGGTTTGGAATTCCGTTCGTCCGAGTAGTTCCCGCGCAAACGGCGTTTGCAAACAGACAAGCGCCAACCCGACGGCGGCGATAAGAAAGAAGGTCCGGTTTTGCAAGACTGGCGTCAGCATTCCGTTTGGTCCGATTGCGCGAAAGATGAACGGCAAGCAAAAATTAGCACAAGCCGTTGTTTTACCAAGGGCGCATAAGGGTATATTAAGAATACGATTGGTCGGGCGCAAAGTAAGGCGGCGCCAACACTTTTCCCAACCCTTCCGATTTCCGCCCATCCAGCCGGATATGGTAGTAGCGAATGCAATGATGAGCAGTGAGTTTGATAATCATCCAATGATGGTTTGACGCAACGCCGTAGCGATTGGGCGGCTCCGACACAGGAAACGACAACGCAACGCTTTCGTTCGGCGGCGCGACAAACGGCTGATGATAGGGCGTGATCGAGGTCAACGAGACTTCGCCGCTGAGCGTAGGGTTCCACGCTTCCAGCGGGCTAATCACCCGCACGTCACCGATAACGTCAAAGGGATATGCATGTTGCAAATTCACGTTGAAGCCTTCGCGGGTCAGAGTCATCGAGAGGTCAAATTCCGGCGCGGGGCCGATGTGGATTAAATCTTCAATCGAAATCCCGCCGCACTGCGTCCGCGCAATGACGGCGCCCTCTTTTTTTACGCCGTCGAGAATGAGGTGCAGCGGCGTAATTTGATACCCGCCGCCCTGCAAACGGTACCCCACTTTTGACGGAACCACCCGCCAGCCCGGCGGCGCCGAAATATCGACTTCTCCCTGCGCCGTGCGATCAGGCGAATTATTGACCGTAACCAAATCAAGGTGATGAACGGTGTTGTTGCGAAAGCGCCCGTCGAGGCGAATTTGACCGCGCAACGAAATCGCGACCGGCGTCAAGCCAATCGGCGCCGCGCCGGAATTCTGCCGCCAGTAGCGGGTATGCGTAATCAGCGGCGGCGCGTCCGACTCGACGCCCGGCGCGGCTGGCTCGGTCTTGAAATCAAATTGATACGACACAATCTCATTAGCGTGGGCCAATGCGCGCACAAACTGGTCTTCCCGAAAGAGTTCGCGCTTTTCAGGCAGCGCTTCTTCGAGCAGCGTAACCGCTTTCACATTACGCAGCGGCGTCTTGGCTTCGATCCACACGTTGGATTCTTCGCCGTGCGCTTCATAGGCGCGCAGCACAACCGAAGAAAGCGGCGATGGTTTTGAAACGCATTTCCATTCGCTGAATCCGGCGGGCTTCATCGCAGACAAGATCATGTTCGGCGGCTCAACCGACAAAAATGAATGCTGCGGCGCCATGTCGCCATGGTGCGGCTCGACCGGCAGCGTAGTGATTTCGTGGTGATATTCCATCGCGCGGCGGGGCGTCTCAGCCAGGCGCCAGTCGCCCGCGTGGGGATACAACCGATACGAAAACACGTGCGACTTGCGATCGGCGAAATCGGCGGGCCAGCCCGTTTGTGCGCGGGAATAAGGCGCGGTTTGCAGCAACGAAAGCCCAAGGACGCCGTCGGCCATGTAGGTGCTCAAGGGCGTCCCGGTTTGGAAGACGGCGAACCCGGCGTCGTCAATCGGCGTCAGGCTTGAAATAAAACACGCGGACGCGGGACATTCCCAACGGTGAGAGACCGTGTTGTTCACCATTTCCTCGACGATCTGCTCAACCAGCGCAGGCGTTTGTCCCGCAAGAATCAATACTTTCACCGGGTTCGCGGGCGTACCAATTTCTGCATCTTCCACCGCGAGAAACACCGAACCGAATTGCTCGAGGTTGCGGGTAAAATAATCCGCCGCGTCCGCATTGCGGCTCAAGAGATGATGGGTGTAATCGTTTTCTTCGCGCAGTCCAATCGAAAAAATGCAAGCAGGCGCGGCGTTGCGATTTTCGGTTTGCAGCGCTTGCCCCGGCTGCGACGACACCCCATGCCGCGCCAAGTGCTTCATCAGCGCGTCGCCTGCTGCGCGGTATTTTTTGTCGGGCGTGACCAGTTCGCTGGGGCCGACGGCGAGGCTGGCGGTTTCTTCTCCGGCGTCCACAAAACGGATGAGAAACGTCCAGCTGATATCGAGCCAACGCTCGCTGGCTTGTAAATTCAATCCGCGCTCGTTCCATTCAGTCGGACGCGCGTTTTGCAGCGAGACCAACCCGCTACGGCCCGCCTTGGCGTAGAAGCGGTCTTCGAGCACCGGCGCCGCGCCTGGATGGTTTAAGGGAAACGCCGCGAGATACATGTCGCGGTAAGGCGCAGTCGGGTCATCCAGCCGCGATTCTCGCCCCCGGTAGTCGGCCAGCAGCGTCACGCAGTCGATATACGGAAGGCCGTCATACAATTTGATTTCCTGGATGCGACGACACGACCCCGGCCCCGCGCCGCGCACCAACAAACGCCGACTGACCGGGCCTTCATAATAATCAAACGCCGGCGTAGGGTCGATCGCGGCTTCGATGCCGCCGCGCAACACAAAGCCGTCGCGGGGATTTTCCGGCTCGTCAATCGGCAGCGTCAGCAAGACATTTCCAGGGTGAGAATGATCTTGGTTGATCCATTCTTTGCCGGAATCTTTATCAAAGAGACTAACGATGCCGCCGCCGCGGTCGGGGTCGATCTCCACCCGGAAAAATTCATTCTCGACCCAGGTCTGGCGTTGCGCGCGCTTCAAATAGGGCGCTTGCACGTCATGCGCGGGCGTTCGGCGTACGCCGACAAACCCGGTCGCGGGCATCTGGCTTTGCACCCATATAAGGTGCGCATGGGTGGGGTGGTCTTCGGCGTCGCTATCGACTTTTTCAATCTCAAATGGAATCGGCTCGCCCTCTTGATCGGTCAGCGAAAATGGAGAGAAATCCGCATCCACATCAACCATGCAACGCACCAAACCCTCTTGCCGCCAAGGCAGGCTGTTAAATAACAACATCGACAACGCGCCTTGTTTGGGCTGGGTGTCCACGCGCGCCGCGATACGCTGCAGCGAATCGTTCCGCGCAGTAGTCGCGGCGTCTAACGCCTGATGGAGCGCGTCCAGGCAATCCGCGAAAACCAACTCGCTGCCGCCGAAGGCGACGCCCTGCTTGCTTTGCGCGAAGAGCAACTGCCTCCAGGCGAATTCGATGCCGTGAAATGAAACCGGGCGCCCCATCACCGCCGCCAAGGTCGTCCAGACCTCGGCTTCATAGAGGCGGTTTTCGGTCAGACGCGCAGCCTGTTTCAAGTCGCCGCGCGCAGCGGAGCGGCCATAGGATTCGGGCGGCCAATCGGCGGGCATCCATTCCAATTCGATTTTCTTGCCGGAAACCTGGCTGTCAATATAGGAGAAAAACTTTTCCGCCGCCGCGCCGGTACACACCAGGGCGGGATCATTCGCGCCCCACTCTCGACCGCGTCCTACCATCTCTGGTTGCGGCGCAGGTTCCTCCAGCGAATCGAGCAACACCGCCGCCTGGCTTTGCGCATGTTCACTTTGAATTGCATCCAGCGAGCGCTCCAAACGTTCGGGCAAGGTCAAACTGGAGGGCGGCAATTCGAGGCGTTTCACATACACCCAATCGCCGTTCGGCGCCGACCACACAAACAGCCCCGGCGATTGCGTCGGGCCTAGATGAGAGCGGTTGGGCGCCAGCATGGCCTTCACGCCGCATTGCGACAAAATTTGCGGCAACTGCGACGCGTGCGCATCCGACTCGCCGTTAAGAAAGACTTTCGGCGTAATGCCCGCTGTTGTTTTCGCCCAAACATGCCCATAGACAATAGCGCGCACCAACGCCTCGCCGCCGACGAATGATTCCATTGGCGGAAGGTAGGCCGCGCCAATCGCGACGCGTTCCTGCTGGGCGAGACGCACCACCCAGGCGCGTTCTTCCGGGTAGAGATCAAGATAAGGTTTGAGCGTATCGACATTGGCGAGAAACACGCCATAGTACGGGTCCGTACGACAGGCGAGCAGGTGTTGCGCAATATGAACCAGGTTTTGTTCGGTGGTTTCGGCTTGGGTGTTCAATCCATAAGGCGCTGCATCAAACCCCGGCTGATAAAACACCGTTGGACGCTTTAACCGAACACGTTTAAACGTCGAGCGTTTTCCTTTAAAAAGCATTGGCGTCCTGAGCAGCGCGAAGCGAGTGGCGCGATCGTTTCAGTTATCAGCGAGCGAAACATATACGTCTATCAGTTGAACCAAGTTAGAATACCAACAAACCGTGTTTGAGATAAGGTTTTATTGTTGTATCAAACAATTGAATTTGGCTGAGGCAATACGCCTCGAAGCGTCCAAAGATCAAAAATCACCTTGGGAGCCGTCATGTCAAAATCGAAACCCAAACTCGCCGTCACTATGGGCGATCCGTCCGGCGTCGGGCCGGAGATCATCGCCAAAGCCTTTCATCAGGACGATGTTTTGCAGCGTTGCCGCCCGGTGATCGTCGGCTCAGAACGCGCCTTGCAACGGGCGTTTGAATTCACCGGCGTTTCTTTCGCATATCAAACCGTCACCGGCCCCGCCGAGGCGAACGACGGCGTCTGTTTATTCAATGACGAAACCGGCTTAGGCGCGAACCTGCCTCTCGCAGAGATTGACGCCTCCTGCGGCGATGCGGCCTTTCGCTGGCTGTCGCAAGCGATCACCTGGGCGAAAGCGGGCGCCGTCGACGCCATCGTCACCGCGCCGCTGCACAAAGTCGCCATGAATCAGGCCGGACACCATTTCGCAGGCCATACCGAAATTCTCGCCGACCAAACCGATACCGAAGAGTTCAGTTTGATGTTAATCGCCGGCGGGTTCCGGGTGGTGCACGTCACCTGCCACGTCGCCATGAAAGAGGTGTCGTCGATGCTCACCCCAAAGCGCATTGCCATGACGGTGCGCCTATTCAACCAGGCGCTGACGCGGCTCGACGGCAAACCGCCGCGCATCGCCGTCTGCGCCTACAACCCTCATGCGGGCGAAGAAGGCCTGTTTGGCCGCGAAGAGATCGACGCCATCGCCCCGGCGGTCGAGCAATGCAAGCGCGACGGCGCCAACGTCTTTGGCCCCTACCCCAGCGACTCGATTTTCCCGCAACTAATCGGCGGAAAATTCGACGGCGTGGTGGCGATGTATCACGACCAGGGGCATATTCCATTCAAGACGACGAATTTCGGGTTTGATCCCGACAAGGGCGAGTGGAAAACTGTCACGGGCGTCAACGTAACGCTCGGCCTACCGATAATCCGTACTTCGGTCGACCACGGAACGGCCTTCGACCTAGCCGGAACCGGCAAAGCCTCCGAACGCTCGTTGCTCGACGCGATAGACGTAGCGATTCGGTTGGCGGAGTGATAGAAATTTCCGTGTGGAGCGCAAGCCGCTGCGGCGATCAGCCCGCTCTACCAGGGCTTTTTGTTTTGGGGAGGGCGAACCTCCTGGTGAGCCGCATGAAACCGATAACGCTTCTCATTCTCGCGGCTCGTCGGGAGACTCGCCCTCCCCTCGCTTTGACCGTGATGCTTTTCTGGAAAGCATGTGACCACACAGGCTAACAAAAACGCCCCTGTGGACAGGGGCGCTCCAGATGAGGCATTTGTGAATGGTAGAATGGTTTACAGATCAGGCGTGTTGGCGCCAAGCCCTTCGACCAATGGCAGGCCGCCCTCAAATTTCGGCGCGATGGGGGCTTTTTGTTGCAAGGAACGGTCGCTGCGCGCTTCATAGAAGCGGTCGAGACGCGCCAGCAAACTGGTGTCGATGGGGTCGGGCGCGCTTAAGATGGTCTTTCCGTTGCGCGTGATGACGTTGGTTTGTTGTTCATTGGTCAAGACGGTGCTGCCCATCATGCTGCGGCCTAATTTTTCGACGATAACCCGGCCTTCACGCACGCCAACCAGCGTGTGCTTATCGGCGCCCACTTCGACGCCGACGTAGAACTGGGTTCCAAAAACAGTTGTCTTTGAGTTGGTCGTCACCACGCTAAAGGCTTCTTTGGCGGGGCGTACATCAATAAAAATTTCACCCGATTTCAGGCTAACCCGGCGGTCGTTGCCTACGCTGGCGGCGCCGCCGCCTTCCTGAAACGACTCAATCGAAAACCACGTGCCCGCCGAGGCGTACAATGTGGAGCCGTCCGGTAATTCAAAAAACTCGCCTTCGGGGCGAACCACGTACATCAGGTCATATAAGGTCGTGCGCATCACCTTACCGCTGCGGGTGATGTTGAAATATTGGTCACTCGCCACATCGCCCACTTGAGCAGTCAACAGAGCGCCGACCAAGCAGACCAGCAGCGAAATCGCGGCGGCCATGTGCGGGCGGCTGCGCACGAACGTCACCACCGTCATTTCATAGAGCCAGCCCTGC is part of the Candidatus Hinthialibacter antarcticus genome and encodes:
- the pdxA gene encoding 4-hydroxythreonine-4-phosphate dehydrogenase PdxA, whose amino-acid sequence is MSKSKPKLAVTMGDPSGVGPEIIAKAFHQDDVLQRCRPVIVGSERALQRAFEFTGVSFAYQTVTGPAEANDGVCLFNDETGLGANLPLAEIDASCGDAAFRWLSQAITWAKAGAVDAIVTAPLHKVAMNQAGHHFAGHTEILADQTDTEEFSLMLIAGGFRVVHVTCHVAMKEVSSMLTPKRIAMTVRLFNQALTRLDGKPPRIAVCAYNPHAGEEGLFGREEIDAIAPAVEQCKRDGANVFGPYPSDSIFPQLIGGKFDGVVAMYHDQGHIPFKTTNFGFDPDKGEWKTVTGVNVTLGLPIIRTSVDHGTAFDLAGTGKASERSLLDAIDVAIRLAE
- a CDS encoding response regulator, whose protein sequence is MVNLTDKHSVLIVDDDRSYRSILQTIFADGSYTVSLAEDGKDALEQLQISPVDLVITDLQMPNLDGVSLIQEVKRYYPATAVIVMSAYTDEERYRTFLSHGSCPYLPKPFRRADVLDMACELLQQPRIKS
- a CDS encoding N-acetylmuramoyl-L-alanine amidase, with the protein product MLTPVLQNRTFFLIAAVGLALVCLQTPFARELLGRTEFQTIRFQTKVLEGGEYISAADLASYFPERWTYDGISGTVIFYRPDGVRVGMRLGDQRVMVGTRIVHTGVTPLRQNSVIYVPFYMVDVILFPEVAFAEAGAEPPTPVPFRQSDTGYEYQVGPTSTPPPFQFFPAQPTPTIDFYAPSQPYNRVSGAMIVLDPGNDSEQPGASAMFSQREAGLTLSICEKIESLLKEDGRFDVTLTRRGASGVTNEQRIAAANRVQGRLFISIQCGRLHSANVAHAAAYYMNPELDVAPPFDPNTVFAPGLQTWHNAYQRHVVSSRRLAGALLQELASLYRTTNLIKVEADPRPGRMAVLRGLTMPGVVLELGNLNHAASARYLSSETIQMSIAAYLTTAIQNVLLEQPAYRVDGG
- a CDS encoding FecR domain-containing protein, which produces MAVKGCCTEWEQEVVLYHDGELSESGCSRVDRHVNKCADCSAFLSELSLEESMLAGRLRRQAAPFAPDVAFSANVMYLLEHRSPETIWTRMQGWLYEMTVVTFVRSRPHMAAAISLLVCLVGALLTAQVGDVASDQYFNITRSGKVMRTTLYDLMYVVRPEGEFFELPDGSTLYASAGTWFSIESFQEGGGAASVGNDRRVSLKSGEIFIDVRPAKEAFSVVTTNSKTTVFGTQFYVGVEVGADKHTLVGVREGRVIVEKLGRSMMGSTVLTNEQQTNVITRNGKTILSAPDPIDTSLLARLDRFYEARSDRSLQQKAPIAPKFEGGLPLVEGLGANTPDL
- a CDS encoding 3-hydroxyacyl-CoA dehydrogenase NAD-binding domain-containing protein; the protein is MKIRRIGIIGGGTMGQGIMHVVGQSGFNIVLREISDASAERALAGVAAEIDDEIAKWGHTEKEKQAILAKIVTTKSLDDFRDVDLVIEAINEDLELKTELFRELSKVCGPRTIFATNTSTLSISNLAMESGRPEKFIGIHFHAPVHRRPVVELVRGLETSDQTMATVKRFSDEIGKTAIEVYEWPGYVTTRIMVPLINEAVYALMEGVASAEDIDKAMMLGCGMQLGPLHYADAMGLDTVVFQMDHLFHELGEIKYRPCPLLKKLLRAGHLGVKSGKGFFEYERPEAARVNGSIVRSAN
- a CDS encoding GerMN domain-containing protein, which encodes MDLRTIFIGVLILVLAASLAAAGYFYLRLQELETTDIPIPQAIIDAQSEPAEMPTGPMDMIRLYFPTASHDLLSYEVVQTLPNETLTERLHTAVTELMRGPRQDGMLNPVPEGTQLQSVFWREQDHCAYISFSPQLIDKNSLNALAEWATIYSIVNTVAEQSSAIREVQILIDGQVIKSEFTTWDWSMPFKPDKTFVRYDVMIEK